A single window of Halotalea alkalilenta DNA harbors:
- a CDS encoding protealysin inhibitor emfourin: MKGSFDFDRYSVVRISRQGGLAAIKALSRPRLLRLSDGDEALRQRLGEMLERCAQESSEDAGRSDQRYFRIELRGASERADDETVLDVPEERAPEVLLRWWRGEEP; the protein is encoded by the coding sequence ATGAAGGGTTCGTTCGATTTCGATCGCTACAGCGTGGTGCGGATCTCCCGCCAGGGCGGGCTGGCCGCGATCAAGGCCCTGTCGCGACCGCGGCTTCTGCGTCTGTCCGATGGTGACGAAGCGCTCCGCCAGCGGCTGGGCGAAATGCTCGAGCGCTGCGCGCAGGAGAGCTCGGAAGACGCCGGGCGCAGCGACCAGCGCTACTTTCGCATCGAACTGCGCGGTGCATCCGAGCGTGCGGACGATGAGACCGTGCTCGACGTGCCCGAGGAGCGCGCCCCCGAGGTGCTGCTGCGCTGGTGGCGGGGAGAGGAGCCTTAG
- a CDS encoding M4 family metallopeptidase, whose translation MSATSHRHAFIPPYLLSQIVDHGSVRQRSCASSTLVHVRSLLANPLPAQATGRTGETRAAASMMPDRSIFDARQRMELPGELARAEGRPPSDDPAVDEAYDHLGMTHAFFAQTLGRDSIDGDGMALLGTVHYGQDYQNAFWNGRQMVFGDGDGELFNRFTIALDVVAHELSHGVIEHEAALVYANQSGALNESIADVFGILAKQFHLGQSVTESDWIIGAGLFTTRIEGRGLRSMAEPGSAYDDPLIGRDPQPGHMREFVVTREDNGGVHINSGIPNRAFQLAAVAIGGLAWETVGPVWYDTLCDRRLANDADFDAFARLTIEHAEGRFGAGSFEARAVDDAWRGVGVF comes from the coding sequence ATGAGCGCCACTTCACATCGCCACGCCTTCATCCCGCCCTACCTGCTGTCGCAGATCGTCGACCACGGCAGCGTGCGCCAGCGCTCGTGCGCGTCGAGCACGCTGGTCCACGTGCGCAGCCTGCTCGCCAATCCGCTGCCGGCGCAGGCCACCGGGCGAACGGGTGAAACCCGGGCGGCGGCATCGATGATGCCGGATCGAAGCATCTTCGACGCCCGGCAGCGCATGGAGCTGCCCGGCGAGCTGGCGCGTGCCGAAGGCCGGCCGCCCAGCGACGATCCGGCGGTCGACGAGGCCTATGACCATCTCGGCATGACGCATGCGTTCTTCGCCCAAACCCTGGGCCGCGATTCGATCGACGGCGATGGCATGGCGCTGCTCGGTACGGTGCACTATGGCCAGGACTACCAGAACGCCTTCTGGAATGGGCGGCAGATGGTATTCGGCGATGGTGATGGCGAGCTGTTCAACCGCTTCACCATCGCCCTCGACGTCGTCGCCCACGAACTCTCCCATGGGGTGATCGAGCACGAGGCGGCGCTGGTCTACGCCAACCAGTCCGGTGCGCTCAACGAATCCATCGCCGATGTCTTCGGCATCCTCGCCAAGCAGTTCCATCTCGGCCAGAGCGTCACCGAATCCGACTGGATCATCGGCGCCGGCCTTTTCACCACGCGGATCGAGGGGCGTGGCCTACGCTCGATGGCCGAGCCGGGCAGCGCCTACGACGATCCGCTGATCGGGCGCGATCCGCAGCCCGGGCACATGCGCGAGTTCGTCGTCACCCGAGAGGACAACGGCGGCGTGCATATCAATTCCGGCATCCCCAACCGCGCCTTCCAACTGGCGGCGGTGGCGATCGGCGGTCTCGCCTGGGAAACGGTCGGCCCGGTGTGGTACGACACCCTGTGCGATCGCCGGCTGGCCAACGACGCCGACTTCGACGCCTTCGCTCGACTCACCATCGAGCACGCCGAGGGCCGCTTCGGCGCAGGGAGCTTCGAGGCGCGCGCGGTCGACGACGCCTGGCGCGGCGTTGGCGTGTTCTGA
- a CDS encoding ion transporter, with product MKPSSSSSSLRVRLFHIVFESDSRPARAFDIAVISAIVLSVLTIMLDTVASLHERYGVLFFWLEWGFTLLFTFEYLLRIYCLDRPKNYVFSFWGLIDLAALLPSWLSLVLPGGQALLVIRFLRILRIFRVLRLTRFVNEGQLLQGALLRSRHKILLFLFTVLSLVSIFGSIIFLVEPASAGFTSIPRSIYWAVVTLTTVGYGDISPVTPLGQVISSLVMVLGYSILAVPTGVFSAEVMRSIHFERYSDEVCPGCGHEKHEADARFCKLCGTWLDENAPDPRSGGDAAKVPGSNVSAG from the coding sequence ATGAAGCCGTCGAGCAGTTCCTCGAGCCTGCGTGTCAGGCTGTTCCATATCGTCTTCGAATCCGATTCCCGGCCCGCCAGGGCGTTCGATATAGCGGTGATCAGCGCCATCGTGCTCAGCGTATTGACGATCATGCTCGATACGGTCGCCTCGCTGCATGAACGCTACGGCGTGCTGTTCTTCTGGCTCGAGTGGGGATTCACGCTGCTGTTCACCTTCGAGTATCTGCTGCGGATCTACTGCCTGGATCGGCCGAAGAACTACGTATTCAGCTTCTGGGGGCTGATCGACCTGGCCGCGCTGCTGCCCAGCTGGCTGAGCCTGGTGTTGCCCGGCGGACAGGCGCTGCTGGTGATCCGCTTCCTTCGTATTCTCAGGATATTCCGGGTGCTCAGGCTCACGCGCTTCGTCAACGAAGGCCAGCTGCTCCAGGGAGCCCTGCTGCGCAGCCGGCACAAGATCCTGTTGTTCCTCTTCACCGTGCTCTCGCTGGTGTCGATCTTCGGTTCGATCATCTTCCTGGTGGAGCCGGCCAGCGCGGGATTCACCAGCATTCCGCGCTCGATCTACTGGGCGGTGGTGACGCTGACCACGGTCGGCTACGGCGACATCTCACCGGTCACTCCGCTCGGCCAGGTCATCTCCTCGCTGGTGATGGTGCTGGGCTATTCGATCCTCGCCGTGCCCACCGGGGTGTTCTCCGCCGAAGTGATGCGCTCGATCCACTTCGAGCGCTACTCAGACGAGGTCTGTCCGGGCTGTGGGCATGAAAAGCACGAAGCCGATGCGCGCTTCTGCAAGCTGTGCGGCACCTGGCTGGATGAGAACGCCCCCGACCCGAGGTCCGGTGGCGATGCGGCGAAAGTGCCTGGGTCGAACGTGTCGGCCGGATAG